One stretch of Oceanimonas pelagia DNA includes these proteins:
- a CDS encoding L,D-transpeptidase family protein: MSNAAFSYIHGSVENVVATYGPLAEIRMKPYFMRAEVQYPPKDIVLLATKEEKALELWARNDDGDFRFIRSYPVRKASGGPGPKLREGDKQVPEGIYRITHLNPDSRFHLSMRLNYPNSYDLMRAAREGRTDPGGDIYIHGKAESVGCLAIGDIAIEELFVLVSQIGVDNTSVIIAPHDPRRAPLDGFAANLPRWAVELYADISREFAKYPRNEDI, encoded by the coding sequence ATGTCAAACGCCGCTTTCAGCTACATTCACGGTTCGGTGGAGAACGTGGTTGCCACCTATGGCCCGCTGGCGGAAATCCGAATGAAACCCTATTTTATGCGCGCCGAGGTGCAATATCCCCCCAAAGACATAGTGCTGCTGGCCACCAAGGAAGAAAAGGCCCTGGAGCTGTGGGCCCGCAACGACGACGGTGACTTTCGTTTTATTCGCAGTTATCCGGTGCGCAAGGCCAGCGGTGGCCCCGGGCCCAAGCTGAGGGAAGGCGACAAGCAGGTGCCCGAGGGTATTTACCGCATTACCCACCTCAACCCCGACAGCCGTTTTCATCTGTCGATGCGGTTGAATTACCCCAATTCCTATGATCTGATGCGGGCCGCCCGGGAAGGCCGGACCGATCCGGGCGGTGACATCTACATTCACGGCAAGGCGGAGTCGGTGGGTTGCCTGGCCATCGGTGACATTGCCATTGAAGAGCTGTTTGTGCTGGTCAGCCAGATTGGTGTGGACAATACCTCTGTCATTATTGCCCCTCATGATCCGCGTCGCGCCCCCCTCGACGGCTTTGCTGCCAACCTGCCGCGCTGGGCGGTGGAGCTCTATGCCGATATCTCCCGGGAGTTTGCCAAGTACCCCCGCAACGAGGATATCTGA
- the pgsA gene encoding CDP-diacylglycerol--glycerol-3-phosphate 3-phosphatidyltransferase yields MINVPNSLTFFRILLIPVFIVLFYLPFDWAYFWAAAVFTLAAVTDWFDGFLARQLKQSTPFGAFLDPVADKVMVAAALVLIVEDYSSPLVTIPAMFMIGREIMISALREWMAELGQRSRVAVSWIGKWKTTIQMLALIGLIWQQSIYMIWVSYVLLYIATGLTLFSAYDYLKAAWGDLTRSE; encoded by the coding sequence ATGATAAATGTCCCCAATTCCCTGACGTTCTTTCGCATTCTGCTGATCCCGGTCTTCATCGTGCTGTTTTACCTGCCGTTCGACTGGGCCTATTTCTGGGCGGCTGCGGTGTTCACCCTGGCCGCCGTGACCGACTGGTTCGACGGTTTTCTGGCCCGCCAGCTGAAACAGAGCACGCCTTTTGGTGCCTTTCTCGATCCGGTGGCCGACAAGGTGATGGTGGCGGCAGCCCTGGTACTGATCGTGGAAGATTACAGCAGCCCGCTGGTGACCATTCCGGCCATGTTCATGATCGGTCGCGAGATCATGATTTCCGCGTTGCGGGAATGGATGGCCGAGCTGGGCCAGCGTTCGCGGGTGGCGGTAAGCTGGATTGGCAAATGGAAAACCACCATTCAGATGCTGGCGCTGATCGGTCTTATCTGGCAGCAGAGTATCTACATGATCTGGGTCAGCTATGTGCTGCTTTACATCGCCACCGGCCTGACCCTGTTTTCCGCCTACGATTACCTGAAAGCGGCCTGGGGCGATCTGACCCGCAGCGAATAA